The Streptomyces cynarae genome contains a region encoding:
- a CDS encoding winged helix-turn-helix transcriptional regulator has protein sequence MSSLLLLTNALQPSTEVLPALGLLLHNVRVAPAEGPALVDTPGADVILVDGRRDLPQVRSLCQLLRSTGPGCPLLLVVTEGGLAAVTADWGIDDVLLDTAGPAEVEARLRLAMGRQQIVNDDSPMEIRNGDLSVDEATYSAKLKGRILDLTFKEFELLKYLAQHPGRVFTRAQLLQEVWGYDYFGGTRTVDVHVRRLRAKLGPEHESLIGTVRNVGYRFVTPEKVERAADEAKAKAARPKADDADESAPVSGAEITAEA, from the coding sequence ATGAGTTCTCTGCTGCTCCTGACCAACGCCCTTCAGCCGTCGACGGAGGTGCTTCCCGCTCTCGGCCTGCTCCTGCACAACGTGCGAGTGGCTCCGGCGGAAGGCCCCGCCCTCGTCGACACCCCGGGTGCCGACGTCATCCTCGTCGACGGGCGACGGGACCTGCCGCAGGTGCGCAGCCTGTGCCAGCTCCTGCGCTCCACCGGGCCCGGCTGTCCGCTTCTCCTGGTCGTCACCGAGGGCGGTCTCGCGGCCGTCACCGCCGACTGGGGCATCGACGACGTGCTCCTCGACACCGCCGGCCCCGCCGAGGTGGAGGCCCGCCTCCGCCTGGCCATGGGCCGTCAGCAGATCGTCAACGACGACTCCCCGATGGAGATCCGCAACGGGGACCTGTCCGTGGACGAGGCGACCTACTCCGCCAAGCTCAAGGGCCGCATCCTGGACCTCACCTTCAAGGAGTTCGAGCTCCTGAAGTACCTCGCGCAGCACCCCGGCCGGGTCTTCACCCGCGCCCAGCTGCTGCAGGAGGTCTGGGGCTACGACTACTTCGGCGGCACGCGCACGGTCGACGTCCACGTACGACGGCTGCGCGCCAAACTGGGGCCCGAGCACGAGTCGCTGATCGGCACCGTCCGCAACGTGGGCTACCGCTTCGTCACCCCCGAGAAGGTGGAGCGCGCCGCCGACGAGGCGAAGGCCAAGGCGGCCCGGCCGAAGGCGGACGACGCGGACGAGTCGGCGCCGGTGTCCGGGGCCGAGATCACGGCCGAGGCATAG
- a CDS encoding LacI family DNA-binding transcriptional regulator, whose protein sequence is MAKVTRDDVARLAGTSTAVVSYVINNGPRPVAPATRERVLAAIKELGYRPDRVAQAMASRRTDLIGMIVPDARQPFFGEMTHAVEQAAAERGKMVLVGNTDYVAEREVHYLRAFLGMRVSGLILVSHALNDHAAAEIDAWDARVVLLHERPEAIDDVAVVTDDLGGAQLAVRHLLEHGYEYVACMGGTAETPAVGDPVSDHVEGWRRAMQEAGIPTEGRLFEAPYNRYDAYNVALELLSGPHRPPAIFCSTDDQAIGVLRAARELRIDVPGELAVAGFDDVKEAALTDPPLTTVASDRSGMARAAVDLVLDDGLRVAGSRRERLKLFPSRLVVRRSCGCE, encoded by the coding sequence GTGGCCAAGGTGACTCGGGACGATGTGGCGCGGCTGGCGGGGACATCCACCGCCGTCGTCAGCTATGTCATCAACAACGGACCCCGGCCGGTCGCCCCGGCCACGCGCGAGCGCGTCCTCGCCGCGATCAAGGAACTGGGATACCGGCCCGACCGGGTCGCCCAGGCCATGGCGTCGCGGCGCACGGACCTCATAGGCATGATCGTGCCGGACGCGCGCCAGCCCTTCTTCGGGGAGATGACGCACGCGGTCGAGCAGGCCGCCGCCGAGCGCGGAAAGATGGTGCTCGTCGGCAACACCGACTACGTGGCCGAGCGCGAGGTCCACTATCTGCGGGCCTTCCTCGGCATGCGCGTCTCCGGGCTGATCCTGGTCAGCCACGCGCTCAACGACCACGCCGCCGCGGAGATCGACGCCTGGGACGCCCGGGTCGTCCTGCTGCACGAGCGGCCCGAGGCGATCGACGACGTCGCCGTCGTCACGGACGACCTGGGCGGCGCCCAGCTCGCCGTGCGACACCTCCTCGAACACGGGTACGAGTACGTCGCCTGTATGGGCGGTACGGCCGAGACGCCTGCGGTCGGCGACCCCGTCTCCGACCACGTCGAGGGCTGGCGGCGCGCGATGCAGGAGGCCGGCATCCCGACGGAGGGCCGCCTGTTCGAGGCGCCGTACAACCGGTACGACGCGTACAACGTCGCCCTGGAGCTGCTGTCCGGGCCGCACCGCCCTCCGGCGATCTTCTGCTCCACCGACGACCAGGCGATCGGCGTGCTCCGGGCGGCCCGCGAGCTGCGGATCGACGTGCCCGGGGAACTGGCGGTGGCCGGGTTCGACGACGTGAAGGAGGCGGCGTTGACGGACCCGCCGCTCACCACGGTCGCCTCGGACCGTTCGGGCATGGCCCGCGCGGCCGTCGATCTGGTGCTCGACGACGGGCTTCGGGTGGCGGGGTCGCGGCGGGAGCGGTTGAAGCTGTTCCCCTCCCGGTTGGTCGTGCGCCGCTCCTGCGGGTGCGAGTAG
- a CDS encoding S1C family serine protease → MTESFRRSGEYEYPQGHGPQSAYPEQQQHTSSPVNPEWPPPPAYEPAQPAVAAGGGHDGYGGGDGTAVPVVPAQPGPNRRTKGPLALLAAVAIVAAAIGGGTAYGIQELTGKDTAVSSSSTSTNVVPSSARGTVAGVVAAVNPSIVEINATSNAGESTGSGVIITSDGQIVTNNHVISGASSIKVTTSDGKSYTAQVVGTDSKKDLALLKLQGASGLKAATLGNSDGLQVGDQVVAIGSPEGLSDTVTSGIISALNRDVTVPTDENQQQGGSGRWPFAFGGRQFNGDTGSSTTTYKAIQTDASLNPGNSGGALIDMNGNVIGINSAMYSASSDSTSSSAGSVGLGFAIPINTVKSDLATLRSGSQS, encoded by the coding sequence ATGACCGAGAGCTTCCGCCGCAGCGGCGAGTACGAGTACCCCCAGGGTCACGGACCCCAGTCCGCGTACCCCGAGCAGCAGCAGCACACCTCCTCCCCCGTGAACCCGGAGTGGCCGCCCCCTCCGGCGTACGAGCCGGCGCAGCCGGCGGTCGCAGCCGGCGGCGGTCATGACGGATACGGCGGCGGCGACGGCACGGCCGTCCCGGTCGTCCCGGCCCAGCCCGGGCCGAATCGGCGCACCAAGGGCCCGCTCGCGCTCCTGGCCGCCGTGGCGATCGTCGCCGCGGCGATAGGCGGCGGCACCGCGTACGGGATCCAGGAGCTGACCGGCAAGGACACCGCGGTCTCCTCCAGCTCGACCAGCACCAACGTGGTGCCGTCCAGCGCGAGGGGCACGGTCGCCGGAGTGGTCGCCGCGGTCAACCCGAGCATCGTGGAGATCAACGCCACCTCGAACGCGGGTGAGTCGACCGGTTCCGGCGTGATCATCACCAGCGACGGCCAGATCGTCACCAACAACCACGTCATCTCCGGTGCCTCCTCGATCAAGGTGACGACGAGCGACGGCAAGTCGTACACCGCGCAGGTCGTGGGCACCGACAGCAAGAAGGACCTGGCGCTGCTCAAGCTGCAGGGCGCCTCCGGGCTGAAGGCCGCCACGCTCGGCAACTCCGACGGCCTCCAGGTCGGCGACCAGGTCGTCGCCATCGGCTCTCCCGAGGGCCTGAGCGACACGGTCACCAGCGGCATCATCTCCGCACTCAACCGTGACGTCACCGTGCCGACCGACGAGAACCAGCAGCAGGGCGGCAGCGGCCGGTGGCCGTTCGCGTTCGGCGGCCGGCAGTTCAACGGCGACACGGGCTCGTCCACGACGACGTACAAGGCGATCCAGACGGACGCCTCCCTCAACCCGGGCAACTCCGGTGGCGCCCTCATCGACATGAACGGCAACGTCATCGGCATCAACTCGGCGATGTACTCGGCCAGTTCCGACTCGACCTCGTCGAGTGCCGGAAGCGTCGGCCTGGGCTTCGCCATCCCGATCAACACCGTGAAGTCCGACCTGGCGACGCTGCGCTCCGGCTCCCAGAGCTGA
- a CDS encoding response regulator transcription factor, translating into MSPAEGDRDPQRILIVDDEPAVREALQRSLAFEGYATEVAVDGADALEKATAYKPDLLVLDIQMPRMDGLTAARRIRGAGDTTPILMLTARDTVGDRVTGLDAGADDYLVKPFELDELFARIRALLRRSHYASAVAGAAEENDVLTFADLRMDLATREVTRGGRPVELTRTEFTLLEMFMAHPRQVLTREQILKAVWGFDFEPSSNSLDVYVMYLRRKTEAGGEPRLVHTVRGVGYVLRQGGAE; encoded by the coding sequence ATGAGCCCCGCCGAAGGCGACCGTGACCCCCAGCGCATCCTGATCGTCGACGACGAGCCGGCCGTGCGTGAAGCACTCCAGCGCAGCCTCGCCTTCGAGGGCTATGCCACCGAGGTGGCCGTGGACGGTGCGGACGCGCTGGAGAAGGCGACCGCGTACAAGCCGGACCTGCTGGTCCTCGACATCCAGATGCCGCGCATGGACGGCCTCACCGCCGCCCGCCGGATCCGGGGCGCGGGCGACACCACTCCCATCCTGATGCTGACGGCCCGCGACACGGTCGGCGACCGTGTCACCGGCCTGGACGCCGGGGCCGACGACTACCTGGTCAAGCCGTTCGAGCTGGACGAGCTGTTCGCCCGTATCCGCGCCCTGCTGCGCCGCAGCCACTATGCCTCGGCCGTGGCGGGCGCGGCCGAGGAGAACGACGTCCTCACCTTCGCCGACCTGCGCATGGACCTCGCCACCCGCGAGGTCACGCGCGGCGGGCGCCCGGTGGAGCTGACCCGCACCGAGTTCACGCTCCTGGAGATGTTCATGGCGCACCCGCGCCAGGTGCTGACCCGCGAGCAGATCCTGAAGGCGGTCTGGGGCTTCGACTTCGAGCCGTCGTCGAACTCGCTCGACGTGTACGTCATGTACCTGCGCCGCAAGACGGAGGCGGGCGGCGAGCCGCGCCTGGTGCACACCGTGCGTGGCGTGGGCTACGTCCTGCGGCAGGGCGGCGCCGAGTGA
- a CDS encoding sensor histidine kinase, whose amino-acid sequence MIKRFRSLPLRSRLALLVAAAVAFGVAAVSVTCWFIVQGKLYQQVDNQLTSASGPVKMVGLTNILSNCTTSPTPQDDRGPQPDTYYMQVIKTDGTSCVYPQSAGLLHVTRTDLQIARNPTLDKRIIHNGTDSRGNAVRVIAAPLVSEGPGGVQLFSDSALLVAVPLRDTQKTLSDLALVLLLVSGIGVVGAGAAGLTVARAGLRPVDKLTEAVEHIARTEDLTTRIPVDEESEDEIARLSRSFNSMTSALASSRELQQQLIADAGHELRTPLTSLRTNIELLTRSEETGRPLPPEDRKALLASVKAQMTELASLIGDLQELSRPTSGQHAGKVQVVAWQDVVESALRRARLRGPELTITADLQPWYVRAEPSALERAVVNILDNAVKFSPESGSIEVQLADGVLTVRDHGPGIAADELPHVFDRFWRSPSARALPGSGLGLSIVARTVEQAGGEVALTPAEGGGTVATVRLPGAPTPPPEEQPAVA is encoded by the coding sequence GTGATCAAACGGTTCCGATCCCTCCCGCTGCGCTCACGGCTGGCCCTGCTGGTGGCGGCCGCGGTGGCGTTCGGAGTGGCGGCGGTGTCGGTCACCTGCTGGTTCATCGTGCAGGGCAAGCTGTACCAACAGGTCGACAACCAGCTGACGTCCGCCAGCGGCCCGGTCAAGATGGTGGGCCTGACGAACATCCTGAGCAACTGCACCACCTCGCCCACCCCCCAGGACGACCGCGGTCCGCAGCCCGACACCTACTACATGCAGGTGATCAAGACGGACGGCACGTCCTGCGTCTACCCGCAGTCCGCGGGCCTCCTCCACGTCACCCGCACCGACCTCCAGATCGCCAGGAACCCGACCCTGGACAAGAGGATCATCCACAACGGCACCGACAGCAGGGGCAACGCGGTACGGGTGATCGCGGCACCGCTGGTGAGCGAGGGCCCGGGCGGCGTGCAGCTGTTCTCCGACAGCGCCCTGCTCGTGGCGGTCCCCCTCAGGGACACCCAGAAGACCCTCAGCGACCTGGCCCTGGTCCTCCTGTTGGTGTCCGGCATCGGTGTCGTGGGGGCCGGGGCCGCCGGTCTCACCGTGGCCCGGGCGGGCCTGCGTCCCGTCGACAAGCTCACCGAGGCCGTCGAGCACATCGCCCGCACCGAGGACCTCACCACCCGCATCCCGGTGGACGAGGAGAGCGAGGACGAGATCGCCCGCCTGTCCCGTTCCTTCAACTCGATGACGTCGGCCCTGGCCAGCTCCCGGGAGCTGCAGCAGCAGCTGATCGCGGACGCGGGTCACGAACTGCGCACCCCTCTCACGTCGCTGCGCACCAACATCGAACTCCTCACCCGCAGCGAGGAGACGGGCCGCCCGCTGCCCCCGGAGGACCGCAAGGCGCTGCTGGCCTCGGTGAAGGCGCAGATGACGGAGTTGGCCTCGCTCATCGGTGACCTCCAGGAACTGTCGCGCCCCACGAGCGGCCAGCACGCCGGCAAGGTGCAGGTGGTGGCGTGGCAGGACGTCGTGGAGTCGGCGCTGCGCCGCGCCCGGCTGCGCGGCCCGGAGCTGACGATCACGGCGGACCTCCAGCCGTGGTACGTCCGCGCGGAGCCGTCCGCGCTGGAGCGGGCGGTGGTCAACATCCTGGACAACGCGGTGAAGTTCAGCCCGGAGAGCGGCTCGATCGAGGTCCAGCTCGCCGATGGCGTCCTGACCGTGCGCGACCACGGCCCGGGGATCGCGGCCGACGAGCTCCCGCACGTCTTCGACCGCTTCTGGCGCTCCCCGAGCGCCCGCGCCCTGCCCGGCTCTGGCCTCGGCCTGTCGATCGTGGCCCGCACGGTGGAACAGGCGGGCGGCGAGGTGGCCCTGACCCCTGCGGAGGGCGGCGGCACGGTGGCGACGGTACGGCTGCCGGGTGCGCCCACCCCGCCGCCGGAGGAACAACCGGCCGTCGCGTAG
- a CDS encoding bifunctional metallophosphatase/5'-nucleotidase, with product MPPNVRHRRLHRILAAAAGLATAGTLLAALPAGAHGSRPGPQHPGRFQDVQLLSFNDLHGNLEPPAGSSGRVTERQEDGTTKTVDAGGVEYLATHLRQARTGHPYSITAAAGDMVGASPLISGLFHDEPTIHALNKLDLDVTSVGNHEFDEGARELARLQNGGCHPTDGCYDDGETFQGANFPYLAANVTDEKTGKPILKPYWVWKKNGVKVGFIGVTLEGTPNIVSAEGVKGLKFGDEVETINKYAKVLQRQGVQSIVALIHEGGVPASSAYNYDCDSPGAGDGISGPIVDIAKHVTPAVDALVTGHTHQAYVCTIDDPAGRPRMVTSAASFGRLYTDTTLTYDRATGDIVRTAVTSANHVVTRTVAKAPDMTDLITKWKTRSAPVASRPIGYIAGEIGNTGTESPLGDLIADAQLAHARSLDPEADLALMNPGGIRAPLTYAASGGEGDGVVTYGEAYTVQPFANTVNLVNLTGAQLITALQQQVSGANEASPKILQVSKGLTYTLDLTKAGAARVVVDSVRLNGAAIDPAATYRVATNSFLAGGGDGFAELGKGTNVLVGGDDLAAFETYLTANSSAASPYPVPAADRIAVLE from the coding sequence ATGCCGCCGAACGTCCGGCACAGACGTCTTCACCGCATCCTCGCCGCCGCCGCGGGCCTGGCCACGGCCGGCACCCTTCTCGCCGCGCTCCCGGCCGGCGCCCACGGCAGCAGGCCCGGTCCGCAACACCCCGGTCGCTTCCAGGACGTACAGCTGCTGTCCTTCAACGACCTGCACGGCAACCTGGAGCCGCCGGCCGGCTCCTCCGGACGGGTCACCGAGCGCCAGGAGGACGGCACCACCAAGACCGTCGACGCGGGCGGCGTCGAGTACCTCGCCACGCACCTGCGCCAGGCCCGCACCGGCCACCCGTACTCCATCACCGCCGCCGCCGGCGACATGGTCGGCGCCTCGCCGCTGATCTCCGGCCTCTTCCACGACGAGCCCACCATCCACGCGCTCAACAAGCTCGACCTGGACGTCACCAGCGTCGGAAACCACGAGTTCGACGAGGGCGCGCGGGAACTGGCGCGGCTGCAGAACGGCGGCTGCCACCCGACGGACGGCTGCTACGACGACGGCGAGACGTTCCAGGGCGCGAACTTCCCTTACCTCGCGGCGAACGTGACGGACGAGAAGACCGGCAAGCCGATCCTCAAGCCCTACTGGGTTTGGAAGAAGAACGGCGTCAAGGTCGGCTTCATCGGCGTCACCCTCGAGGGCACCCCGAACATCGTCTCCGCGGAGGGTGTGAAGGGCCTGAAGTTCGGCGACGAGGTCGAGACGATCAACAAGTACGCCAAGGTGCTCCAGCGGCAGGGCGTGCAGTCGATCGTCGCCCTGATCCACGAGGGCGGGGTGCCCGCGTCGAGCGCGTACAACTACGACTGCGACAGCCCGGGCGCGGGCGACGGCATCTCCGGCCCGATCGTCGACATCGCCAAGCACGTCACCCCGGCCGTGGACGCGCTGGTCACCGGGCACACCCACCAGGCGTACGTGTGCACGATCGACGACCCGGCGGGCCGGCCCCGCATGGTGACGTCGGCGGCCTCGTTCGGCCGGCTGTACACGGACACGACGCTGACGTACGACCGCGCGACCGGCGACATCGTCCGTACGGCCGTCACCTCCGCGAACCACGTGGTCACCCGGACCGTCGCCAAGGCGCCCGACATGACCGACCTGATCACCAAGTGGAAGACCCGCTCCGCGCCCGTCGCCTCCCGGCCCATCGGCTACATCGCGGGCGAGATCGGCAACACCGGCACCGAGTCCCCGCTCGGCGACCTGATCGCGGACGCGCAGCTCGCCCACGCCCGGTCCCTCGACCCGGAGGCGGACCTCGCGCTGATGAACCCCGGCGGCATTCGCGCCCCGCTCACCTACGCGGCGAGCGGAGGCGAGGGCGACGGCGTGGTGACGTACGGGGAGGCGTACACGGTGCAGCCGTTCGCCAACACCGTCAACCTGGTGAACCTGACCGGGGCGCAGTTGATCACCGCGCTGCAGCAGCAGGTCAGCGGCGCGAACGAGGCGTCACCGAAGATCCTGCAGGTGTCGAAGGGGCTCACCTACACGCTGGACCTGACCAAGGCCGGCGCCGCGCGCGTGGTCGTGGACTCCGTCCGGCTGAACGGCGCGGCGATCGACCCCGCCGCCACCTACCGCGTCGCGACGAACTCCTTCCTCGCGGGCGGCGGCGACGGCTTCGCCGAGCTGGGCAAGGGCACGAACGTGCTCGTGGGCGGGGACGACCTGGCGGCCTTCGAGACGTACCTGACGGCGAACTCGTCGGCCGCGTCGCCGTATCCGGTGCCCGCGGCGGACCGCATCGCGGTGCTCGAGTAA
- the mshD gene encoding mycothiol synthase: protein MTSDDTARPAPTRSLETVTALSPEQADAVLALLAYAARVDGQQAVSEQGRLQLRGGERDGVSHLLLTVDGTLVGYAQLEDTDPVEAPAAELVVHPAHRGHGHGRALGSALLAASGKRLRVWAHGGHSAARHLAQVLGLTLFRELRQLRRSLTDFDPPEPTLPEGVTVRTFVPGQDDAAWLAVNAEAFAHHPEQGSLTQRDLDDRKAEPWFDPEGFFLAEREGELIGFHWTKIHAQERLGEVYVLGVRPGTQGTGLGRALTTIGLRHLAARGLPAAMLYVDADNKAALSVYERLGFTTYETDLMYRTET from the coding sequence ATGACCAGCGACGACACCGCCCGCCCGGCCCCGACCCGCTCCCTGGAGACCGTCACCGCGCTCTCGCCCGAACAGGCCGACGCCGTGCTGGCACTCCTCGCCTACGCCGCCCGGGTCGACGGGCAGCAGGCCGTGTCCGAACAGGGGCGGCTGCAGTTGCGCGGCGGCGAGCGGGACGGCGTCTCCCATCTTCTGCTGACGGTCGACGGCACGCTCGTCGGGTACGCCCAGCTGGAGGACACCGACCCGGTGGAGGCGCCGGCCGCCGAGCTGGTCGTGCACCCGGCGCACCGCGGCCACGGGCACGGCCGGGCGCTGGGCTCCGCCCTCCTCGCGGCCTCCGGCAAGCGGCTGCGGGTGTGGGCACACGGCGGCCACTCCGCGGCGCGGCACCTGGCACAGGTGCTGGGACTGACCCTGTTCCGCGAACTGCGCCAGCTGCGCCGCTCGTTGACGGACTTCGACCCGCCGGAGCCGACGTTGCCGGAGGGCGTCACGGTGCGCACGTTCGTGCCCGGGCAGGACGACGCGGCCTGGCTCGCCGTCAACGCGGAGGCGTTCGCCCACCACCCCGAACAGGGCTCCCTCACCCAGCGGGACCTCGACGACCGCAAGGCGGAGCCGTGGTTCGACCCGGAGGGCTTCTTCCTGGCGGAACGGGAGGGCGAACTGATCGGCTTCCACTGGACCAAGATCCATGCGCAGGAGCGGCTCGGCGAGGTGTACGTCCTGGGCGTCCGCCCCGGCACCCAGGGCACCGGCCTGGGCCGCGCCCTCACCACGATCGGCCTGCGCCACCTGGCGGCCCGGGGCCTGCCGGCGGCGATGCTGTACGTCGACGCGGACAACAAGGCGGCGCTGTCGGTGTACGAGCGGCTGGGCTTCACGACGTACGAGACGGACCTGATGTACCGCACGGAAACCTGA
- a CDS encoding RNA degradosome polyphosphate kinase, whose amino-acid sequence MNAAVPEPSPPPENRAGADRARSLPPGLSDAPVTRSARKNGFMSQQNAQAPVHPSPATPREGEPSGRANMQNQQPSVGSIAAHRPHTVAAAVSGLDPDLDADLDAYEEAEGAQLPQGRFLDRERSWLQFNERVLELAEDPNTPLLERAKFLAIFASNLDEFFMVRVAGLKRRIATGVATRSASGLQPREVLEMIWARSRELMARHAATFQEDVAPALAEEGIHIVRWSELTDKEQARLFTLFRHQIFPVLTPLAVDPAHPFPYISGLSLNLAVVVRNPVSGHRHFARVKVPPLLSRFLEASPQRYVPIEDVIAAHLEELFPGMEVLEHHTFRITRNEDLEVEEDDAENLLQALEKELMRRRFGPPVRLEVEESIDRYVLDLLVRELKISEAEVYPLAGPLDLTGLFGLANLDRPELKYPKFVAGTHRDLAEVESASAPDIFAALRERDVLLHHPYDSFSTSVQAFLEQAAADPDVLAIKQTLYRTSETSPIVDALIDAAESGKQVLVLVEIKARFDEQANIKWARKLEEAGCHVVYGLVGLKTHCKLSLVVRQEGETLRRYSHVGTGNYHPKTARLYEDLGLLTADPQVGADLSDLFNRLSGYSRREIYRRLLVAPKSLRDGLVSRVNKEIQHHRAGRPASVRIKVNSMVDEAVIDSLYRASQAGVPVDVWVRGICALRPGVTGLSENIRVRSILGRFLEHSRVFAFGNGGEPEVWIGSADMMHRNLDRRIEALVRVTDPAHRAALNRLLETGMSDTTSSWHLGPDGEWIRHAFDADGQPLPNIQEMLIDARRRRRGTATP is encoded by the coding sequence ATGAACGCCGCCGTGCCAGAGCCCTCGCCGCCCCCGGAGAACCGGGCCGGTGCGGACCGTGCGCGCTCGCTGCCGCCCGGTCTTTCCGACGCGCCCGTCACCCGTTCGGCGCGGAAGAATGGGTTTATGAGCCAGCAGAACGCCCAGGCGCCGGTCCACCCGTCCCCCGCCACCCCCCGCGAGGGAGAGCCCTCGGGTCGCGCGAACATGCAGAACCAGCAGCCCTCCGTGGGTTCCATCGCCGCGCACCGCCCGCACACCGTGGCCGCGGCGGTCTCCGGACTCGATCCCGACCTCGACGCCGACCTCGACGCCTACGAGGAGGCCGAGGGCGCCCAGCTGCCCCAGGGCCGCTTCCTGGACCGCGAGCGCAGCTGGCTCCAGTTCAACGAGCGTGTCCTCGAGCTCGCCGAGGACCCGAACACGCCGCTCCTCGAGCGCGCGAAGTTCCTCGCGATCTTCGCCAGCAACCTGGACGAGTTCTTCATGGTCCGGGTCGCGGGCCTGAAACGTCGTATCGCCACGGGAGTCGCCACCCGGTCCGCGTCGGGCCTCCAGCCCCGCGAGGTGCTGGAGATGATCTGGGCCCGCTCCCGCGAGCTGATGGCCCGGCACGCCGCCACCTTCCAGGAGGACGTCGCCCCGGCCCTCGCGGAGGAGGGCATCCACATCGTCCGCTGGAGCGAGCTGACGGACAAGGAGCAGGCGCGGCTGTTCACCCTGTTCCGGCACCAGATCTTCCCGGTGCTGACCCCGCTCGCCGTGGACCCCGCGCACCCCTTCCCGTACATCTCGGGCCTGTCCCTGAACCTCGCGGTCGTCGTGCGCAACCCGGTCTCCGGCCACCGCCACTTCGCCCGTGTCAAGGTGCCGCCGCTGCTCTCGCGCTTCCTGGAGGCGTCCCCGCAGCGCTACGTCCCCATCGAGGACGTCATCGCCGCGCATCTGGAGGAGCTGTTCCCGGGCATGGAGGTGCTGGAGCACCACACCTTCCGGATAACCCGGAACGAGGACCTCGAGGTCGAGGAGGACGACGCCGAGAACCTGCTCCAGGCCCTGGAGAAGGAGCTCATGCGGCGCCGGTTCGGCCCGCCGGTGCGCCTGGAGGTCGAGGAGTCCATCGACCGCTACGTCCTCGACCTGCTGGTGCGCGAGCTGAAGATCTCCGAGGCCGAGGTCTACCCGCTGGCCGGCCCGCTGGACCTCACCGGCCTCTTCGGCCTCGCCAACCTCGACCGGCCCGAGCTGAAGTACCCGAAGTTCGTCGCCGGCACCCACCGTGACCTCGCCGAGGTCGAGTCGGCGTCCGCGCCGGACATCTTCGCCGCGCTGCGCGAGCGGGACGTCCTGCTGCACCACCCGTACGACAGCTTCTCCACGTCCGTGCAGGCGTTCCTGGAGCAGGCCGCCGCCGACCCGGACGTCCTCGCGATCAAGCAGACGCTGTACCGCACCTCGGAGACCTCTCCGATCGTCGACGCGCTGATCGACGCCGCCGAGTCCGGCAAACAGGTCCTCGTGCTGGTCGAGATCAAGGCCCGCTTCGACGAGCAGGCCAACATCAAGTGGGCCCGCAAGCTGGAGGAGGCGGGCTGCCACGTCGTCTACGGTCTCGTCGGGCTGAAGACCCACTGCAAGTTGTCGCTCGTGGTGCGGCAGGAAGGCGAAACGCTCCGCCGCTACAGCCACGTCGGTACGGGCAACTACCACCCGAAGACCGCACGTCTGTACGAGGACCTGGGGCTGCTGACCGCCGACCCGCAGGTCGGCGCGGACCTGTCCGACCTGTTCAACCGGCTGTCTGGTTACTCCCGCCGGGAGATCTACCGCCGCCTGCTGGTCGCGCCCAAGTCCCTGCGCGACGGTCTGGTCTCGCGGGTCAACAAGGAGATCCAGCACCACCGGGCGGGCCGGCCCGCGTCCGTCCGCATCAAGGTCAACTCGATGGTGGACGAGGCGGTCATCGACTCCCTCTACCGGGCCTCCCAGGCGGGCGTCCCCGTCGACGTGTGGGTGCGCGGCATCTGCGCGCTGCGCCCGGGCGTGACCGGACTCTCGGAGAACATCCGCGTACGGTCCATCCTCGGCCGCTTCCTGGAGCACTCCCGCGTCTTCGCCTTCGGCAACGGCGGCGAGCCGGAGGTGTGGATCGGCAGCGCCGACATGATGCACCGCAACCTCGACCGCCGTATCGAAGCACTCGTCAGGGTCACCGACCCGGCGCACCGGGCCGCTCTCAACCGGCTCCTGGAGACCGGTATGTCCGACACCACCTCGTCCTGGCACCTGGGCCCGGACGGCGAGTGGATCAGGCACGCCTTCGACGCCGACGGCCAGCCCCTGCCGAACATCCAGGAGATGCTCATAGACGCCCGGAGGCGCCGGCGTGGCACAGCAACACCTTGA